Proteins found in one Arachis stenosperma cultivar V10309 chromosome 8, arast.V10309.gnm1.PFL2, whole genome shotgun sequence genomic segment:
- the LOC130943752 gene encoding cyanidin 3-O-galactoside 2''-O-xylosyltransferase FGGT1-like, producing the protein MKESHGCTSRPPSSPSPPSLHIAMYPWFAMGHLTPCLNLSNKLAKRGHRISFFIPRRTISKLQHLNLHPHLITFIPINVPHVHGLPLNAETTSDVPFALFTHIATAMDLTEKDTELLLKELNPQIILFDFQHWLPNLARSLGIKSVQYMIIHPISTAYLGEGPRKRLELTEEDLKKPPPGFPYDDDYSFKFYTHELRFLVESRKNIEFGSGVRLYDRFYIGTKLADAVGFKGCRQIDGLYADYIETVFGKPCLLSGPLLPEPSDIDLDKKWESWLNGFKPGSVVYCAYGSEAPLQQNQFQELLLGLEQTGLPFLAALKPPVGFDSIEEALPEGFKERVEERGVVYGGWVQQQLVLEHPSVGCFITHCGSASIAEALVNTCQIVLLPRLGSDHIMNARMMSGKLKVGVEVEKGEDDGFFSRESVYKAVKTVMDDESEVGRRVRENHTKVRNFLLSENLESSCVDSFCHRLRDLL; encoded by the coding sequence atgaaggaaaGCCATGGATGCACCTCGCGtcctccttcttctccttcacCGCCATCTTTGCACATAGCCATGTATCCATGGTTCGCCATGGGACACCTCACTCCATGTCTCAACCTCTCCAACAAGCTAGCAAAGAGAGGCCACAGAATCTCCTTCTTCATCCCAAGAAGAACAATCTCAAAGCTTCAACACCTAAACCTTCACCCACACCTCATCACCTTCATCCCCATCAACGTTCCTCACGTTCACGGCCTTCCTCTTAATGCAGAAACCACATCAGACGTTCCCTTTGCTCTATTCACGCATATCGCCACCGCCATGGACCTCACTGAGAAGGACACAGAGCTTCTCCTCAAGGAACTAAACCCACAAATCATTCTCTTTGATTTCCAGCATTGGCTACCAAATTTGGCTCGAAGCTTAGGCATCAAGAGTGTCCAATACATGATAATTCATCCAATTTCGACTGCTTACCTCGGAGAAGGACCAAGAAAGAGATTAGAATTAACGGAGGAAGATCTCAAGAAACCGCCACCAGGGTTTCcttatgatgatgattattCCTTCAAGTTTTATACACATGAACTCCGGTTCTTAGTTGAATCAAGGAAAAACATCGAGTTTGGAAGCGGTGTTCGTTTATACGATCGGTTCTACATCGGTACAAAGCTGGCGGATGCAGTAGGATTCAAAGGTTGCAGACAAATCGATGGGCTTTATGCTGATTACATTGAAACTGTTTTTGGGAAGCCATGTTTGCTCTCAGGGCCTCTTTTGCCAGAGCCATCTGACATAGATTTGGACAAAAAATGGGAATCATGGCTTAATGGATTCAAACCTGGTTCCGTTGTTTATTGCGCTTACGGAAGTGAAGCCCCGTTGCAACAAAACCAGTTTCAAGAACTGTTACTTGGTCTTGAACAAACCGGTTTGCCGTTTCTTGCAGCACTTAAGCCACCGGTTGGGTTTGATTCCATTGAAGAAGCGTTACCAGAAGGGTTTAAAGAAAGAGTGGAAGAAAGAGGAGTTGTGTACGGTGGATGGGTTCAGCAACAATTGGTTTTGGAGCACCCTTCTGTTGGATGCTTCATAACACACTGTGGTTCAGCTTCCATAGCGGAGGCTCTTGTGAACACGTGTCAGATTGTGCTGTTGCCACGTTTGGGATCTGATCATATTATGAATGCAAGGATGATGAGTGGAAAATTAAAGGTTGGGGTTGAAGTGGAAAAAGGTGAAGATGATGGGTTTTTTAGCCGAGAGAGTGTGTACAAAGCTGTTAAGACAGTGATGGATGATGAGAGTGAAGTTGGAAGAAGGGTAAGGGAAAATCATACCAAAGTTAGAAACTTTTTACTAAGTGAAAATTTAGAGTCCTCTTGTGTTGATAGTTTCTGTCACAGGCTTAGAGATTTACTTTAA